From Antedon mediterranea chromosome 9, ecAntMedi1.1, whole genome shotgun sequence, a single genomic window includes:
- the LOC140058638 gene encoding intraflagellar transport protein 122 homolog gives MRAVPVWVDKVHDRDKVEQCIYDLCFRPDGSQLIVAAGNRVLVYDTTDGTLIQPLKGHKDTVYCVGYAKDGKRFASGSADKSVIIWTSKLEGILKYTHNDAIQCIGFNPITHQLASCACSDFGLWSLEQKSVSKHKIHSRITCCSWTNDGQYIALGLYIGTISIRTKNGEEKVKIERPGGGLSPIWSLQWNPSKEETQEVLAVCDWGQKLSFYQVNGKQIGKDRSLEFDPCCMSYTMMGEYLVIGGANKQASLYTKEATNLGVIGEQNSWVWCCKVKPDQNYVVVGCQDGTISYYQLIFSTVHGLYKERYAYREQMTHVIIQHLLTDQKVKINCKDLVKKIAIYKNRLAVQFPEKIIIYELYTDDSSDMHYRVKERINRKFECNLLVVCCNHIILCQEKRLTSYNFQEVKEREWVMESLIRYIKVTGGPAGREGLLVGLKNGQIMKIFSDNPFPILILKQQTSVRCLDLSASRTKIAVVDEHNTCLVYDVNSKELLYQEPNANSVAWNTQCDDMLCFSGNGLLNIKASNFPVHQQKLQGFVVGFCGSKIFCLHVYAMVAVEVPQSAPMYQYLERKQFKDAYRVACMGVTDKNWQSLAHEAIESLDFVTAKRAFIRTRDLRYLELIHNIEERRRRGEYDDQLFLADIYAYQGKFSEAAKLYKRAGQPQRALNMYTDLRMFEHAKDYIGAGDPQDKKMLISKQADWAKNINEPRAAADMYLSAGEHLKAIEIIGDHGWGDMLIDVARKLDKAEREALNKCAKYFKKMEQYAYAAETYTKMGDTKQLTLLHVESRNWEAAFNLVERHSEYKDDVYVPYAQWLAENDRFEEAQKAFHKAGRQSDAVKVLEQLTHNAVMENRFNDAGYYYWMLSMQCLEIAGADEKKKDEMLSKFHDFQRRAEIYNVYHNIQRYTDEPFTSHLPDALFNMSRFLLHAMIKDIPIGVSKVNTLYALAKQSRTTGAFKLARYAFEKLQSLRIPPRFQESIDLGSVTIRSKPFHDGEDSLPMCYRCSTTNPLLNNLGNQCINCAQPFVYSFSTFDVLPLVEFVLEDGITDEVAVQLIEMVAPKKQARSQYREDTNTQTLRMDDFNDDINDDPFTQRLMSFEQGGSDFQPVVVSRSVLESMDRSHVIVKRWPQPLKYQYFKSLMPDVSITKCDSCQQLYHTDDYELLVLQKNYCPFCRKQTADH, from the exons ATGAGGGCTGTACCAGTATGGGTAGATAAAGTACATGACAGGGATAAAGTTGAGCAATG TATTTATGACTTATGCTTTAGACCTGATGGTTCACAATTAATAGTCGCAGCTGGAAACAGAGTGCTT GTTTATGATACAACAGACGGGACATTAATACAACCACTAAAAGGCCATAAAGATACTGTGTACTGTGTTGGCTATGCTAAAGATGGTAAACGGTTTGCCTCAGGCTCGGCTGATAAAAGTGTCATCATCTGGACTTCTAAACTAGAgggtattttaaaatatac gCACAATGACGCCATTCAGTGTATCGGCTTCAATCCCATAACGCATCAGCTTGCAAGCTGCGCTTGTAGTGACTTTG GATTGTGGTCATTGGAGCAGAAGTCGGTTTCTAAACACAAGATCCACAGTCGTATCACATGTTGTAGTTGGACCAATGACGGCCAATACATCGCTTTGGGTTTATACATTGGAACCATTAGTATACGCACAAAG AATGGTGAAGAGAAGGTAAAAATAGAAAGGCCAGGAGGTGGACTAAGTCCAATATGGTCTCTCCAATGGAATCCATCAAA agaGGAAACCCAAGAGGTTCTAGCTGTCTGTGACTGGGGACAAAAACTATCATTCTATCAGGTTAATGGAAAACAG ATTGGTAAAGATAGAAGCCTTGAGTTTGACCCTTGCTGCATGAGCTACACAATGATGGGAGAATATCTTGTGATAGGAGGGGCTAATAAGCAAGCTTCTCTGTACACTAAAGAGGCTACAAATCTTGGAGTTATAGGAGAACAAAACTCTTGGGTTTGGTGTTGTAAAGTAAAACCTGACCAAAACTATGTC GTTGTAGGGTGTCAAGATGGAACCATATCCTACTACCAGCTGATCTTTAGTACAGTACATGGGTTGTATAAAGAAAGATATGCTTACCGTGAACAAATGACACATGTTATCATACAGCATCTGTTGACTGATCAAAAGGTGAAAATCAACTGCAAGGACTTGGTCAAGAAAATCGCAATCTACAAAAACAGATTAGCT GTTCAATTTCCTgagaagattataatttatgaaCTGTACACAGATGACTCCTCTGATATGCACTACCGCGTCAAGGAACGTATCAACCGCAAATTTGAATGTAATCTGCTTGTTGTCTGTTGCAACCACATCATACTTTGTCAGGAAAAGCGGCTGACAAGTTATAACTTCCAGGAAGTCAAAGAACGAGAATGGGTGATGGAATCCTTAATTAGATATATTAAGGTGACGGGTGGGCCTGCTGGTAGAGAGGGTCTCTTAGTAGGACTGAAAAATGGACAG ATCATGAAAATATTTTCAGATAATCCCTTTCCAATACTCATCCTTAAGCAACAGACGTCTGTCAGATGTTTGGACTTAAGTGCGTCTCGAACTAAGATTGCGGTGGTAGATGAGCACAACACTTGTCTTGTGTATGACGTCAACAGTAAAGAACTGTTATATCAG GAACCAAATGCAAACAGTGTGGCGTGGAATACGCAGTGTGATGATATGCTGTGTTTCTCAGGCAATGGTTTACTGAACATCAAGGCCAGCAACTTTCCTGTTCATCAGCAGAAGCTTCAGGGCTTTGTAGTTGGCTTCTGTGGCTCCAAGATATTCTGCCTACATGTGTATGCCATGGTGGCAGTAGAGGTGCCGCAGTCTGCACCTATGTATCAATATTTAGAACGCAAGCAGTTCAA ggATGCATATCGTGTGGCTTGTATGGGAGTAACAGACAAGAATTGGCAATCACTAGCACATGAAGCTATTGAGAGTTTAGACTTTGTCACTGCTAAGAGGGCATTCATTAGGACGAGGGATCTTAGATATTTGGAACTCATACATAACATTGAG GAAAGACGACGAAGAGGTGAATACGATGACCAGCTATTTTTGGCTGATATTTATGCGTATCAAGGAAAGTTTTCTGAAGCTGCTAAATTGTATAAAAGAGCGGGTCAACCTCAGCGTGCCCTGAACATGTATACTGACCTCAGGATGTTTGAACATGCAAAG GATTATATTGGTGCCGGTGACCCACAAGACAAGAAGATGTTGATAAGTAAACAAGCTGATTGGGCGAAGAACATCAATGAACCAAGAGCAGCGGCCGACATGTACCTATCAGCTGGTGAACATCTCAAAGCAATAGAGATCATAGGGGACCATGGCTGGGGTGACAT GTTGATCGATGTTGCGCGTAAGTTAGATAAAGCAGAACGTGAGGCGTTGAATAAGTGTGCTAAATACTTTAAGAAGATGGAACAGTATGCGTACGCGGCAGAGACGTATACCAAGATGGGAGACACGAAGCAGTTAACGCTCTTGCACGTTGAATCACGGAACTGGGAAGCTGCGTTTAACCTGGTTGAAAGACACAGTGAATATAAG GATGATGTTTATGTACCTTATGCGCAATGGTTAGCTGAAAATGATCGGTTTGAGGAAGCTCAGAAag CTTTCCACAAAGCAGGGCGGCAGTCTGATGCTGTCAAGGTGTTGGAACAGCTTACCCACAATGCCGTCATGGAGAATAGATTCAACGATGCTGGGTACTATTATTGGATGTTGTCGATGCAGTGTCTTGAAATTGCTGGAG CTGATGAAAAGAAGAAAGATGAGATGCTTTCAAAATTTCACGACTTTCAACGACGAGCAGAAATCTATAATGTTTACCACAACATTCAACGCTACACGGATGAGCCATTCACATCCCACTTACCAGATGCTCTGTTCAACATGTCTAGGTTTCTTCTACATGCTATGATCAAAGACATACCTATTGGTGTCAGCAAGGT TAACACTTTGTATGCATTGGCCAAACAAAGTCGAACGACTGGCGCCTTCAAGCTAGCAAGATACGCATTTGAGAAGCTGCAGTCGCTACGTATTCCACCAAGATTTCAGGAATCTATTGATCTTGGCAGCGTTACTATTAGATCTAAGCCGTTCCATGACGGAGAG GATTCCTTACCAATGTGTTACCGATGTTCCACCACCAATCCTCTCCTCAATAACCTTGGCAACCAATGCATCAACTGTGCTCAGCCATTTGTTTATTCCTTCTCGACCTTTG ATGTGTTGCCGCTGGTTGAGTTTGTACTTGAAGATGGTATAACAGATGAAGTTGCGGTACAACTGATAGAAATGGTGGCACCAAAGAAGCAAGCGCGATCGCAATATCGTGAAGATACCAATACACAAACACTGAGAATGGATGACTTTAATGATGACATAAATGATGATCCGTTCACTCAAAGGTTGATGAGCTTTGAG CAAGGTGGGAGTGATTTCCAACCCGTAGTGGTCAGTCGGTCAGTCCTGGAATCCATGGATAGAAGTCATGTGATCGTCAAACGATGGCCTCAACCATTAAAGTACCAATACTTTAAATCGTTAATGCCAGATGTCTCTATCACCAAATGTGACTCATGTCAACAG CTTTATCACACGGATGACTATGAACTGCTAGTTCTGCAGAAGAACTATTGTCCCTTTTGTCGGAAACAAACAGCAGACCACTGA